GACGCAACGGAACAGGAAAAAGTACTCTCCTGCGTGCCATAATGGGACTGGAAAGTCCTCAATCGGGAGAAATCAATCTGCAAGGAAAAGACATTGCTTCACTGAAACCGGAAAAATTAGCTCTGAGCATTAGTTTCGTAACCACCGACAAAGTACGCATTGCCAATCTTCGCTGCAAAGATGTGGTAGCGTTGGGGCGCGCTCCCTACACAAACTGGCTCGGTCAGCTTCAACCGGAAGACCGGAAAATAGTAGATAATGCCATTCAGTTGGTCGGCATGTCCGGTTATGCAGAAAAGACAATGGATAAGATGTCCGACGGCGAATGCCAGCGAATTATGATTGCCCGTGCGCTTGCGCAGGACACCCCGGTTATCCTGCTCGACGAGCCGACTGCCTTTCTTGACTTGCCCAATCGTTATGAACTCTGCCTGCTACTGAAAAAGCTGGCACAAGAAGAAGGCAAATGTATCTTATTCTCCACACATGACCTTGACATCGCATTGTCGCTTTGTGACTCTATCATGCTGATAGATAACCCATATATGTACACTTTGCCCACTTCGGAAATGATAACCAGCGGACATATAGAAAGACTTTTCCGTAATGAATCAGTGACATTCGACGCTCAGGAGATGAGGGTGCGCATCAAATCAGTATAGTCTCAAACTTTTCTTTATATCAAAATAATTGCTACCTTTGTTCCTATAAACAGAACATAAATAGAAAATGGTTACAAGAGCCTAACTGTTTTACAATACAGGATATAAAAATAGGCACTTTTGTTTTGTATACAAAACAAAATAACAGAAAGAAACAACAACTCATATACAAACGATTAAAGCCATGAATGAAAAAATCAATTACAAGGATGTGCCCAAAACTTTTCTATACTGCAACAACAAACAATGTCCGCGTCGTAACAAATGTCTCCGTTATCAAGCTACATTATCTATTCCGCAAGAAATCCCTTATTACACGGCAGTCAATCCACTTCACATAGCAGGAAACGAAAACAAATGTGATTATTTCAAGCCATTCTGCACTTCACACTTTGCTTCCGGTATAGATCATTTGCTAGACAATATATCATATTCTATTGCTGTTGCCATACGTAGAGAACTGTATACGTTAATGGGGCGTAATATGTATTACCGTATCCGCAACAAAGAACGCTTGCTGCATCCTTGCGAGCAAGAACAGATTGCGGCTATCTTTTTGAAACATGGTATTAAGACTAAACCCGAATTTGACCAGTATATTGATAAATACGACTGGTAAATCGCTGTTCCGGAATGTTCTGACAAAGGGTTATTCTCACCATAGTGAGAATAAATACTCATTACTATGAGAAAAAGTTCTCACCGTGATGAGAAAAATTTCTCATCACGGTGAGAATACTTTGAGAAAAACACTATCGTTTTTTGAAGGAAGCAATTAGTCGGTCGGATGCAGTTGCCCCGCCGCTTTCAGATAAGCAATATAATTCACATACAGTTGGAAATGAGCGTCTACACGTGTCTGGTAAGCCTGTTGCCAGAGCATTTGCGCTTCCAAATAATCCGAGAGAGTTTCCAGTCCGACCTCATACTGTTTGCCGCTGACTTTCATATTTTCTTCCGCCTGTTCCAGTGAACGATCGGAAAGTTCCGTTTCAAGACGCGCCTCATCCAAGTTATTGGCTGCCTGTATTAATTCCAGCAACATCTTTTCACTGGCATTTTCTTGTTCAAGACGGGTTTGTTCGAGTTTCGCTTTGGCGGATTTTACCTTATTGGTACGTTCACCAAAATGAAACAGGGGGACGGAGACATTCAAAAAAACGGAGAAAGCTCCTTTTTTCATAAATGTTTCGTCGTTGATTTCCAGCCCGTGAAGATAGTCGTAGCTGCCTCTGACGCCGATACGAGGGAGCAATTCACTACGGTTCAGCTTCACTTCCTGCTCAGCGATAGCAACTTGTTTGTTCAGTATTCCATATTCCGGACGGGCGGTAATATCGGAAACCTGGATTTTCCACTCCTGTTCCACTTCGGGGAAGTCATCGGAAATATCAATTTGCGTTGTCAAGGGACGTCCGATGTAATGGCAAAGATTCATGGAAGCAAGGCGAAGGGCATTGTCTGCCTTACGCAAAGAAAGTTCGCTGTCGTTGAGCTTCACTTGCACTTTCAATACGTCATTCTGAGGTTTCATGCCATGTTGGTGGGCACTTTTCACGTTCCGGGACAGTTCCGTCAATAAAGCGTGATATTTCTCGGCCACTTTCTTCATTTCTTTGGCTTTCACTAGTTGGACGTAAGCTTTGTCCGTATTCAGAAGAACTTCCGAGGTAGTCAGCGCTTCGTTCAGGTGAGCCATCTCTTTACCCAGCAAAGACATTTTATAGGCCGCACGAATTTTGCCGCCCATATAGAGAGGCTGCTCCATTTGTATGCCGCCGGAATAAACGGTTCCTACTTTATAATCCAGGTTCAACCCGGGGAAATAGGCGAAACCGCTGGATACCAGTTCTCCCGTAGTGGGGTTGGGCATGAAAACAGGGAGATTACCGCCCGGAATGCCGAGACTTCCATCGGCAGTGCTGTAAATCCCTGTTCCGTTGGCGGTAAAGTTCGGGAAAAAATTGGCTTTATAGCTGAGGGACATCAACCGCGCTGCTTCTGTCTGCCGGTCGGCAGCAGCCATTTCCTTATTGTATTTCAACGCCATTTCGCGGCATTGTTTCAGGCTTAGTTTCTCTTGTGCGGAAAGAGAAAGCGTTGTGCCGAACAATATGCCCGCTATTATTCCAATGGCTGAAAGAATCTCTTTTTTCATTTGTCTGTCTTTTTTATATGAAAGAATAGTGCATACAAAATAGGAATAAACAATAAAGTAATCAGCGTACCGAACAACAGTCCGCCCATAATGGAAGCCGCCAATGAGCCGAACATGGCATCCGGCAACAATGGAATCATTCCCAGAATGGTAGTGAGCGATGCCATCATCACAGGACGGAGACGGCTCTGCGAACTATCTATCAGTGCCGTTACCGGTTCCACTCCCTGACTGATTTGCAGGGTAATTTCATCCATCAGCACAATACC
The nucleotide sequence above comes from Bacteroides caccae. Encoded proteins:
- a CDS encoding TolC family protein; the protein is MKKEILSAIGIIAGILFGTTLSLSAQEKLSLKQCREMALKYNKEMAAADRQTEAARLMSLSYKANFFPNFTANGTGIYSTADGSLGIPGGNLPVFMPNPTTGELVSSGFAYFPGLNLDYKVGTVYSGGIQMEQPLYMGGKIRAAYKMSLLGKEMAHLNEALTTSEVLLNTDKAYVQLVKAKEMKKVAEKYHALLTELSRNVKSAHQHGMKPQNDVLKVQVKLNDSELSLRKADNALRLASMNLCHYIGRPLTTQIDISDDFPEVEQEWKIQVSDITARPEYGILNKQVAIAEQEVKLNRSELLPRIGVRGSYDYLHGLEINDETFMKKGAFSVFLNVSVPLFHFGERTNKVKSAKAKLEQTRLEQENASEKMLLELIQAANNLDEARLETELSDRSLEQAEENMKVSGKQYEVGLETLSDYLEAQMLWQQAYQTRVDAHFQLYVNYIAYLKAAGQLHPTD
- a CDS encoding ABC transporter ATP-binding protein, which gives rise to MIELKELTLGYGQRTLLKTVNARITGGQLVALLGRNGTGKSTLLRAIMGLESPQSGEINLQGKDIASLKPEKLALSISFVTTDKVRIANLRCKDVVALGRAPYTNWLGQLQPEDRKIVDNAIQLVGMSGYAEKTMDKMSDGECQRIMIARALAQDTPVILLDEPTAFLDLPNRYELCLLLKKLAQEEGKCILFSTHDLDIALSLCDSIMLIDNPYMYTLPTSEMITSGHIERLFRNESVTFDAQEMRVRIKSV
- a CDS encoding DUF6078 family protein, with the translated sequence MNEKINYKDVPKTFLYCNNKQCPRRNKCLRYQATLSIPQEIPYYTAVNPLHIAGNENKCDYFKPFCTSHFASGIDHLLDNISYSIAVAIRRELYTLMGRNMYYRIRNKERLLHPCEQEQIAAIFLKHGIKTKPEFDQYIDKYDW